Part of the Lycorma delicatula isolate Av1 chromosome 13, ASM4794821v1, whole genome shotgun sequence genome is shown below.
actgttaagaatatttttcaaaaaaaaattcagtgacaaGGATAGTTCTGCCTGGCTGAAACAACTGAAGAAATAATTGGCTcagttgaacttaattttaagcGGAAATTTGGGTCAAGGttcagtttattacaaaatttattttttattgccacCATAGCTGAAAATCGGGTTTAGCGATTAGAAAATAGCAGTTTAGGTTTAGCGAACATCAGGCAATGATGTTCTATATCACTGATGAAATTCTCTCTTttgtttcaattttcaaaattgcgAAAGActaggttttaatttaaaacactattattttttatttgacatttttttaataatgccttTATTTTGTTGTCTATTGAAGATCAAGTTGTTTCTTCTTGCAaacttcactaaaaaaaatttaatttaattcatttaggGAATTGAAAATATCTGATAATAAGCTAATCTTGTAATTTGCAGCTTGTCTGTATTCATCAATAACAACTGTACCTCTTAATTTAACTCAAATActctacttttttcctttttcctttagaAAGCCATCTTCCCCTATGTGCATTGCAGTAACagagttattacaaaaaattggtGTCATTATTTTTCAGAAGGATTTCATTTCCATCACTAATAAAAGATTgcttaactaaaataatttaaataattaaatatatttttattactgttattaaatttattaatttaatattaaatttatgataaatatctaacttatcaataaaatatttctttctctgttacaattatttatttgcatattattttgaatattaattacttttatcattacatttttagatattaaaaaataaatactctaaaataactaaaaaacaaatatatacgaattcacaaaaaaaaatgaaatacttgcacaaattttaaaaaattaatttcattattactcgtCGGAAGCTGTTACATGATGGCAGAATAAAATGGAGTGTATGGCAGTTAATGGAATGTATGTGTCTCCTTTGAGCCAATTATAAACATTCAACAGTTAATATCCATTTACAAGATAACAGACttgtaactgtaaaaaattatttttgaaattcttacaGTATAATCTTTTGAACAGTGTTgccatttttcttatatatatttgataaaaatcattGATTACAATTACTTTACAGTTGtcataaaatttcttattgattatgtgaactttttccatgatttttattatactattgtatgcttaattttaagtattgggtatgatttattttttttttattattctagtttGCACTAACATGTAATCAGAGAGGAATGAAATGGTATAATTGCATTAACATAATGCTTGAATTGGAAAAAAGATGCTGGGATATGTATAATGCTGCCTTTCTTATTACATTAGTAGAACatgataaattaatgtatatagtAGAATACACAGATATGCATGTATATTATACAACACTATTGTGGATGAAAAATTTTCAGCCTCTTCAATGTATGGAAAACATTGTTCACAATACGTCTACTCGAGAAACtgtttttgttcagttttattacaAGTGGTTTAAAAATCAACCAAATGCTAAAGGATGTAActgtaataaagttataaatttatataacaggTATGAAgtgtttttctttcaatatttatttttattattattatttattttttaaggctcAGCTTCTGAAgccattagatttatttatttattaatgtatactaGATTACAgagagtaacagcacagtgacatgatgtcaataCGTGTATatgtattaacaaaaatgttaagttaaaCATTTCTATTACTTCTAGTTAAAAAACATGGAAACAAACATGCAAGAGCATATGAATTAGCTCTCACCTACTCCAATGCCCATGCACATATACACAGACACAAACATGTACATGCATATATACacacatcatatttttataaatttttaaacgtttaaaaaacattactacaTGAGGTGAAAAGGATCTCATGcagttttctttatgaaataaataaaacctaaaacaaaataatacttaaaaaaactattcttaaatGTCACTGCATAATGTGTAAACAGCCTTATGAGTGATGTACAATACATAACAAATAGATACCACCACCAGCaacgtaagaataaaaaaaagtttaactagtATTTGACTACAGGTATTTAAAGGGCATTTTGCGATTTTGATGacatagaataaatattataatcatgCAAGGATGTAAAGAGCCCTTAcaagcaaataaaattacagcTTTACACTTAATGTAAACTCACTAGCAACCTTTCCTACGATCCAATACAAAAATCTATTGCCAACAACAAAAGAATACCTAACTCGTTTTCTGCCTTGAAcccataataatttttgtaatcatcaATAAGGCACTTCAAGGTTTGTTTTATGATTAAACCTTAACgctgaataaaacaaaatgcacTGTATAGGgtgctgataaaaattaaaacctacaaCTATATTACATGCAAATTGTTTTACAGAGGGCAGAACTACACAAATAAATATCGTAAATATGAAACGGTGCAAaggaaatgaatataaaattaaaacagcagaaaatagtaataaaaacaaaaaaccctgCTCATTAGTCTGTtcccataagaaaaaattgcagtgTCTTAGCAATGATTTTTCCTTTTCCAAAATCATGTGCATCATATTCGAGTTAAAGGAACTGACAGTAGTGTTAAAAGAAAAGATGGCTAACTTGCAAGTCGACCTTAAATCGCGAGGCGGAAGGACAGTTGTCCACATCAAAGACGTTAAAACGACTAAGCAAGAGATTAAGGATGCTATTGGGCAGACACTGGGGAATGTTGaggaatttaaaattacttcgATGAAGCTGGCGTATGGTGAAATCAGGAATGTCACAATTATCAGCTCATTCTGGGCGGCTCGAAAACTAATTGAGAATTGGATGTGGATTGGGTAGGTTCATTACAGGGCCCTATATGTGAAGATGATCATTGTTACAGATGCTAGGGCTCAGGACATATAAAGTAATAAGTATATAAGTAATACCACTCTTACTAtatattcttttctaaattattctaAGTAATTTGGAAGTAAATGCAATATCAAACTTTATAGTATATTAGTTCTACGacatatttatttcaagtatCCGATCTAAAATGTttccatgaaattaaaactaaataaatattataaaagtataaatatttaataaatttcttttaagtgtgtgacattttatttatttattgttgttgttgctTAGTACGAAATCATCTGAAGAGAGAGTTAAGCTTTTGGAACGTcaatgcttataaaaatattcgGTAGTAATCATTGGAttgtttaaaaaggaaaattattattactagtaaggaatgaaaaatgttacttaaagaaaaataaataattattactactaattatgcttaaatttacttttcacttattttggtctataaagaataaataaatatatatacaaaatcaaattaattataaaaaaattataaattataaataattaaattacaaaaatagaacaattatgtACTGGAGCGCTATTAAAGTTTTCACTACATTAgctgtttaaatttatgaattacacATCTATTGCATATGCTTATcatgctttttaatttaaaattaaaagctccTTTATATACAGCGGTGTGAAAGtgagttattataatattattaaattatattttttgatacaatGGTTCgttaagattagaaaaaatatatatatttagtatatgaataaaataaaatatttttatgctattttaatAGAAATCAATGTCAAAAAGAAAGCtgcataatgaaaatattaaataattgtttaacaaatccaacgccttttttattaaaattttgaattaacttaAACACTAATAGACAACTGATAAATTTGTTTGCTGTATCTTTCCTAATGAGTTT
Proteins encoded:
- the LOC142333910 gene encoding uncharacterized protein LOC142333910 translates to MWRIQVLLMYFILTTMLVGSNNVCKKYRDGIHKENENRNYGYTDKQTIQSYSNMYCKKFDEKPQHRLYHFGTCSKLTDKYLRLVGETEDDINMFALTCNQRGMKWYNCINIMLELEKRCWDMYNAAFLITLVEHDKLMYIVEYTDMHVYYTTLLWMKNFQPLQCMENIVHNTSTRETVFVQFYYKWFKNQPNAKGCNCNKVINLYNSTKSSEERVKLLERQCL